Proteins co-encoded in one Bremerella sp. TYQ1 genomic window:
- a CDS encoding GNAT family N-acetyltransferase — MIEYQVEPNLSVDEYLDVLVRSELAERRPVDDREKLSKMVRNADILYTARHNGLLVGIARSMSDFAHATYLADLAVDKAFQRQGIGRELIAQTHQAAGKHTILLLLAAPKAAEYYPHIGMEKHESCWIIPRS; from the coding sequence ATGATCGAGTACCAAGTCGAGCCGAACCTATCTGTGGACGAATACCTGGACGTGCTTGTCCGTTCGGAACTGGCCGAACGGCGTCCGGTCGACGACCGCGAAAAGCTCTCCAAAATGGTTCGCAACGCCGACATCCTCTACACCGCTCGCCACAACGGTTTGCTGGTCGGCATCGCTCGCAGCATGAGCGACTTCGCCCATGCCACTTACCTCGCCGATCTCGCCGTCGATAAAGCGTTTCAGCGGCAAGGGATCGGGCGAGAGCTGATCGCCCAAACGCATCAGGCGGCTGGGAAACACACCATCCTGCTCCTTCTCGCGGCTCCCAAGGCGGCGGAGTACTACCCGCATATCGGCATGGAAAAGCACGAGTCGTGCTGGATCATTCCCCGCAGCTGA
- a CDS encoding alpha/beta hydrolase, which yields MNGIWLTALVATIAIIGTAMGIRIVIRKLLSGTYKAGEVIDPYRPKNFSIPEPSRVEFEAEKQTTLRGRFWKGSSNKAIVVVHGIDGPSIEMLPHVSYLYRAGYSVLLYDNRGRGDSDGGFSTLGFLEWRDVLHAVQWVRSQPGIDADQVGLHGLSLGAACVIMAAAEDQRVRGVLAESPFVSMTIMLGHVANKMTRLPTFLIGGLVRFLLDWSLEAKLRIVEPHTAVKKISPRPIYIIDAEHDQLFPPDTSRTVYDAADEPKQFWKVHGAAHANCWHTLPEEYEKRATTFWKMVFSDEPPQVIVPTSAGRTPEEEAESVSEKIDRRSKTHS from the coding sequence ATGAATGGAATCTGGCTGACGGCCCTCGTGGCCACCATCGCAATCATCGGAACGGCGATGGGAATCCGCATCGTGATTCGCAAGCTACTTAGCGGAACCTACAAAGCCGGCGAGGTCATCGATCCGTACCGGCCGAAAAACTTCTCGATCCCCGAACCTTCCCGGGTCGAGTTTGAAGCGGAAAAACAGACAACGCTGCGTGGACGCTTCTGGAAAGGGTCGAGCAATAAAGCGATCGTCGTCGTACACGGAATTGATGGTCCATCGATTGAAATGCTGCCGCACGTTTCTTACCTCTACCGCGCCGGCTACAGCGTTTTGCTGTACGACAATCGCGGCCGAGGCGACAGCGACGGTGGCTTTTCGACACTCGGTTTTCTCGAATGGCGCGATGTCTTGCACGCCGTTCAATGGGTTCGCAGTCAACCAGGCATCGACGCCGACCAGGTCGGCCTGCATGGCCTATCTCTCGGGGCGGCCTGTGTGATTATGGCTGCCGCCGAAGACCAACGCGTGCGTGGCGTGTTGGCCGAAAGCCCTTTCGTTTCGATGACCATCATGCTGGGGCACGTCGCCAACAAAATGACCCGGCTACCGACGTTCCTAATCGGTGGATTAGTTCGGTTCCTGCTCGACTGGTCGCTCGAAGCGAAGTTGCGAATCGTCGAACCTCACACGGCCGTAAAGAAGATTTCTCCGCGACCGATCTACATCATCGATGCCGAACACGACCAACTCTTCCCGCCTGATACGTCGCGGACCGTTTACGATGCGGCGGACGAACCGAAGCAATTCTGGAAAGTTCACGGAGCGGCCCACGCCAACTGCTGGCACACCCTTCCCGAAGAATACGAGAAGCGAGCCACCACGTTTTGGAAAATGGTCTTCTCCGACGAGCCACCGCAAGTGATCGTGCCGACCTCCGCCGGCCGAACCCCGGAAGAGGAAGCCGAGTCAGTTTCCGAAAAAATCGACCGCCGCAGCAAAACGCACTCTTGA